The Pseudomonadota bacterium region GCGACGACCCGAACGTCGCGTTCAAGAATTCCCAGGTGGCCCTGCTGGTCGGCGCGCGTCCGCGCGGCCCGGGCATGGAGCGCAGCGATCTGCTGGCCGCCAACGGCGGCATCTTCAAGGTGCAGGGCAAGGCGATCAACGATCACGCCGCGCGTGACATCAAGGTCATCGTGGTCGGCAACCCGGCCAACACCAACGCCTGGACCTGCATGAAGAGCGCGCCGGACATCGCGCCCACCCAGTTCACCGCCATGACCCGTCTTGATCACAACCGTGCCAAGGCCCAGCTCGCGGCCAAGACCGGCACCGCGGTCGCCGACATCAAGAAGGTCACCATCTGGGGCAACCATTCCACCACCCAGTATCCGGATCTCAGCCAGGCCACCGTCGCCGGCAAGGCCGCACTGTCCTGCGTGGAGCGCCCCTGGTACGAGAACGAATACATCCCGCGCGTCGCCAAGCGCGGCGCCGAGATCATCGACGCCCGTGGCGCATCCAGCGCCGCGTCGGCCGCCAATGCCGCGCTCGAACACATGCGTGACTGGGTGCTGGGCACCGCCGAAGGCGATTGGGTCAGCATGGGCATCGCCAGCGATGGCAGCTACGGCATCGAGAAAGGCATGAT contains the following coding sequences:
- a CDS encoding malate dehydrogenase, whose product is MKSPVRVTVTGAAGQISYALLFRIAAGEMLGRDQPVILQLLEVTPAMKALNGVAMELDDCAFPLLKSIEMSDDPNVAFKNSQVALLVGARPRGPGMERSDLLAANGGIFKVQGKAINDHAARDIKVIVVGNPANTNAWTCMKSAPDIAPTQFTAMTRLDHNRAKAQLAAKTGTAVADIKKVTIWGNHSTTQYPDLSQATVAGKAALSCVERPWYENEYIPRVAKRGAEIIDARGASSAASAANAALEHMRDWVLGTAEGDWVSMGIASDGSYGIEKGMMYSFPVTCSGGKYSIVQGLPVDEFSRKRMDATAAELKEESVAIEQLLG